From a region of the Corallococcus coralloides DSM 2259 genome:
- a CDS encoding efflux RND transporter periplasmic adaptor subunit, whose translation MNQRILAAVVAVAVSTAGCSKAGAEKAQLPAQQEGSNALGVKAITPATELEQNVTRVTGQVRSKQEAVLGPQATGTLAKVNVRVGDKVKKGDVLAQLDTSNVSIAVDQAKAAKDMAEAALQLATSNLERTRKVAESGGVAANALEQAEIGQKQAAAQAAQAGAAYRLAVENLRDHSIIAPFNGIITARTKNVGDSVAMTPSTPVFSIVDTDGLEIRMMVPESVIDNVTPGTVTPGTVNPSGMRFEAKVANVGAVIDAQSRTVEVLADVTGKTEHPLRPGALVEMDFSKAGGDVGNGLFLPAQAVSSKGQDGFVWVVQDGTVRKRDVRVQRVLPGYVKVLQGLTAEERVLADASLDVKEGTAVRVAQ comes from the coding sequence GTGAATCAGCGAATCTTGGCTGCCGTGGTGGCCGTGGCGGTGTCGACGGCGGGGTGCTCGAAGGCGGGCGCGGAGAAGGCGCAGCTTCCGGCGCAGCAGGAAGGCTCCAACGCGCTGGGCGTCAAGGCCATCACTCCGGCCACGGAGCTGGAGCAGAACGTGACGCGCGTCACGGGCCAGGTCCGCTCCAAGCAGGAGGCCGTCCTGGGTCCCCAGGCGACGGGCACGCTCGCGAAGGTGAACGTCCGGGTGGGCGACAAGGTGAAGAAGGGCGACGTGCTGGCGCAGCTGGACACGTCCAACGTCTCCATCGCAGTGGATCAGGCGAAGGCGGCCAAGGACATGGCGGAGGCCGCGCTGCAGCTGGCCACCAGCAACCTGGAGCGCACGCGCAAGGTCGCCGAGTCCGGCGGCGTCGCGGCCAACGCGCTGGAGCAGGCGGAGATTGGCCAGAAGCAGGCCGCGGCCCAGGCGGCCCAGGCCGGCGCGGCGTACCGGCTGGCGGTGGAGAACCTGCGCGACCACAGCATCATCGCGCCCTTCAACGGCATCATCACCGCGCGCACCAAGAACGTGGGTGACTCCGTGGCGATGACGCCCTCCACCCCGGTGTTCTCCATCGTGGACACGGACGGGCTGGAGATCCGGATGATGGTGCCGGAGTCCGTCATCGACAACGTGACGCCGGGCACCGTGACGCCGGGCACCGTGAACCCCAGCGGCATGCGCTTCGAGGCGAAGGTGGCCAACGTGGGCGCCGTCATCGACGCGCAGAGCCGCACCGTGGAGGTGCTGGCGGACGTGACGGGCAAGACGGAGCACCCGCTGCGCCCCGGCGCGCTGGTGGAGATGGACTTCTCCAAGGCCGGGGGCGACGTGGGCAACGGCCTGTTCCTGCCGGCGCAGGCCGTCAGCAGCAAGGGCCAGGATGGCTTCGTGTGGGTGGTGCAGGACGGCACCGTGCGCAAGCGCGACGTGCGCGTGCAGCGCGTGCTGCCCGGCTACGTGAAGGTGCTGCAGGGCCTGACGGCGGAGGAGCGCGTGCTCGCCGACGCCTCGCTGGACGTCAAGGAGGGGACCGCGGTGCGCGTCGCGCAGTAG
- a CDS encoding acyl-CoA dehydrogenase family protein: MLNPFTEEHEAFRRSVRAFVEKEMAPYGLEWDRAGIFPRELFKKCGELGFLGINHDPKFGGSGLDYWYVTAFAEELSRSRNAGVNMALLVQSQMATPIINEIGTDEQKREFLEPALKGDRIAALGVSEPGCGSDVASIKTTARRDGDDYVINGSKMWITNGTRADFITLAVRTGEQGYGGISLVTFPTDVKGFSISKKLDKIGNLSSDTAILYFEDCRIPARYVLGEENQGFYHIMTNFQGERLVGAITTVGGMDRMLEDALQYGNEREAFGRPLIKFQVWRHKFVEHLTAVEAARRLNYYAVDLYDRKENPVKEISMAKLFAGDLAQRVAYDCQQFFGGMGYIEETPIARMWRDVRLITIGGGTSEVMKEIISKLYGF; encoded by the coding sequence ATGCTCAATCCGTTCACCGAGGAGCACGAGGCGTTTCGCAGGTCGGTGCGCGCCTTCGTGGAGAAGGAGATGGCGCCCTACGGTCTGGAGTGGGACCGGGCAGGCATCTTCCCGCGCGAGCTGTTCAAGAAGTGCGGCGAGCTGGGCTTCCTGGGCATCAACCACGACCCGAAGTTCGGCGGCAGCGGCCTGGACTACTGGTACGTGACGGCGTTCGCGGAGGAGCTGTCGCGCAGCCGCAACGCGGGCGTGAACATGGCGCTCCTGGTGCAGAGCCAGATGGCCACGCCCATCATCAACGAGATTGGTACCGACGAGCAGAAGCGCGAGTTCCTGGAGCCCGCGCTCAAGGGCGACCGCATCGCGGCGCTGGGCGTGAGCGAGCCGGGGTGCGGCTCGGACGTGGCGAGCATCAAGACGACGGCGCGCCGGGACGGTGACGACTACGTCATCAACGGCTCCAAGATGTGGATCACCAACGGCACGCGCGCGGACTTCATCACGCTGGCGGTGCGCACCGGTGAGCAGGGCTACGGCGGCATCTCCCTGGTGACGTTCCCCACGGACGTGAAGGGGTTCAGCATCTCCAAGAAGCTGGACAAGATTGGCAACCTGTCCTCGGACACGGCCATCCTCTACTTCGAGGACTGCCGCATCCCCGCGCGCTACGTGCTGGGCGAGGAGAACCAGGGCTTCTACCACATCATGACCAACTTCCAGGGTGAGCGCCTGGTGGGCGCCATCACCACGGTGGGCGGCATGGACCGGATGCTGGAGGACGCCCTCCAGTACGGCAACGAGCGCGAGGCGTTCGGCCGGCCCCTCATCAAGTTCCAGGTGTGGCGCCACAAGTTCGTGGAGCACCTGACGGCGGTGGAGGCGGCGCGGCGGCTCAACTACTACGCGGTGGACCTCTACGACCGGAAGGAGAACCCGGTGAAGGAGATCTCCATGGCGAAGCTGTTCGCCGGAGACCTGGCCCAGCGCGTGGCCTACGACTGCCAGCAGTTCTTCGGAGGCATGGGCTACATCGAGGAGACGCCCATCGCGCGCATGTGGCGCGACGTGCGGCTCATCACCATCGGCGGCGGCACCTCCGAGGTGATGAAGGAGATCATCTCCAAGCTGTACGGCTTCTAG